The Juglans microcarpa x Juglans regia isolate MS1-56 chromosome 8D, Jm3101_v1.0, whole genome shotgun sequence genomic sequence TTTATCTTATCGCCTAACTCACTCATGGTCCATGGTGTTCCTGATCTTGGAACCTACTGCTTACAAATGCATAACCTGCTACTACAATGGGGGGTTATTATACACAAATGCTATCTGTGTTTACCTGTAAGGAGGCTCTAAAATTACATAAAGAAGCACAGATACTTcttaaactttttctttctagCAGCGGCCGCTTTTTCTCCATTTGGAGCTGCCGGACGGGTTTTGGATGATTGAGACACATTGTGAGAACTTGATGATGGACCTTCATTTCTGAAGTTTGTCCTCAGATTTCTGCTGGCATGCTTTAAATTGTTGCTATCTAGGACACGACCACGTGCAGCTGATTTGGGAATAGAGCAATCCGTTTCGATGGTTTCTTCAGGTGCCAAGGTTTTTCTTCCACTCCTAACAAGAGATCCTGCAGagtacacataaaataaattgacaaGCGTATATGTGCACCAAAATTGTAGAGATCATCACAACAGGCAACGAATGTGAGTAGAAGAATTCTGTGTGTACAGCAATAAAGGAAAACTTCATAAATGCAGAGATGTGAGCATGGGTGTCAACAGACCAGAGTGGTATGATAATAGAAGACAAGAAGTTCAGCACTTAGTAATAGATAGTTTGCACTGCAATAGATCACACTCGCCTACCGAGCATGTGTAAAAGCAACTGATGGGACTTACAATCCtcatgttactttttttttttttaaatacaataataattataataaacaagaGAACAAATAATGTGAAACAGTGAACGTTTAAAATGTTTACAGACCTGAGGTGGGTAAAGATATGAACCCCTCATCCGGTTTGACTGATGCAGATACACTCAACTTGAAATCTACATCCTCCTGATTCTTTACGGGCTCCTCTAGTATTTTCAAAAAAGCCTCTGAATCAAAGTATGCATCTGATGACATGCTCGTGCAACCAGAATTTTCTGAACTTGAAGTCAATGCCGGATTATCAAGTTCCCATAGTCCCAAGCCATCATCTCGAGATGGGTAATCTGGCCAATCATCTGGAAATGTATCTGCCAAGTTCAATCTGCTCGTGTTTTCATCCGCACTTACCTGCAAGACATAATTATGCTTCATCATACAGAGAGAACCTccaacccaaaaagaaaacgCCAACCCCCAcaaacagaaacaaaagaagGGATAGACTCTTATCAAATTCCAGTAATAACCAACAGATAAGATTGTTCTAGACTAATTTTCTATATGTCAAACAATGCCTTATGTTCTACACTTTATCAACCAGAATTCTCCTTGTCATGAGAAAGACCTAGTAGAGAAATATACTCACTAAGTTGACACCTAGCAATCAAGAATATTTTACATGGTATAAATTTACGGCTGTAGAAGGCCCAACATAAATTCAGCTTAGATATATGTCTGATTCCGAGGAATGAAACTCATATAATCTCCCAATTTACTATAAGAAAACGTCCCTAATCAACAATTTCATTGCTTAATTGGTTAGCCATTCTGGTATTGAGAAATCTCAGAAATGCATTCAAGATCATATGAAGGCAAACGGCAAAACTATTAGGCCCCAATATAGaagccatattttttttttatagagaatgGCTAGTAGGTCTTCACAAATTTTACACAAGAAAGTTTAGAAACTGACATGggttaggccccgtttggatgttgatggGGTcccaattcatctcatctcaatatcaataaaaccacttaaacacaaatacttttcacttttaaattttaaatttttaactttttcatctaaccattatttaattactacaactttcccaaacttccaaacaaaacataaaaaacaattcaactttttcaaatttcaaaataaatattatattctaataatattttaactttataatttcttttattcaattttttctctcctttcccaaaattccataaaacatcttaactcaaactattccACTACTATCCATACACTATGTCACTaatattcacagatttctcatctcatctcaacatccaaacgaggccttaatgtGATATGTcatatctactttacaataaaaaaaaatttacaatttaatggATCACATTAAGCCaagtcaatttgtaaatttacttgtGTAAAATTTCTGTGTAGACCAAGCAttcttgtttttataaatatatataaaagccaaATGACTCAAgattattaaaatgaataataacaattaaatataATGCAAAATCAGCTGCTCATCAACTAGtgtcaaataaatatataaatatcaatgTTTTCCACGAGTTATAAAACTTAGAAAACCATACATGTGGCTTGCTTGTGGAACCTTTTCCAATAATATTGTCGGCAACAACTGATTTAGTTGGGTGAATGCGGTTTTCACTGGCAATATCAGTGCCAGCCGGTTTCTGCTGCTTTTCACAGTTTTGGCTTTGCTTGCAGCCACGAAAGAGTCTACAAAGGGAGCTCACTTCCTGCACATCATCCAACCAACTGGCAGTTGAATGACAGGTTTGGTTCAAAATTGTACGAGAAGACATACATTAATAGTACTAATGAATTCCATAGAATACCTGGGCCTTGTTGACTTCATAAGGTTTTCCCTGAGCTATCTTGTATTCTTGAATCATCCAATCAGTTTTATGCCCATGAGTGTGGTTTTCAAAGAATTCAAACGTAGTTCTCCAACCAGTGATCACAGAGTTCGAGTATATTTTACAGGCCTCTCCTTTGGCCTTCCAGAACCCAAAGTTGTTGGTAGCTTTGTTTTCCTCAGAGGGTATGAAGTACCATCCTTCTGCATATAGCATATATACCCAATTACCAACTAACTTCGTAAGCTTATTTCATGTTATTGTTTATACACAAAGATGATATGGAAATTCCCAAAAGAAATCTAACAGCATGCTACAAACAGTATCTTCAAGAAAAAGTAGCATGCTcgatttcttattaattatcgaaaaaaaaaagtagcatgCTCGATTTAAGTGGCAGTCTATCATCTAAAAGACTGGTTGAAATGGGGGCCATACACAGATCATTATTGCAGCGAAGCCAAAGTCATGATTACAAATAATATagtcataaaacataaaataaaaaactagaaattaaCTTCTCGGACATAGTGATTGACACTATGAGCACATATGCATAGGACAGGATTACTC encodes the following:
- the LOC121242790 gene encoding uncharacterized protein LOC121242790, whose protein sequence is MFPPAATALGDLRLDCTHREIFSSFLKMTRSQFPGNVITEVNPFLWEPSNLPEGWYFIPSEENKATNNFGFWKAKGEACKIYSNSVITGWRTTFEFFENHTHGHKTDWMIQEYKIAQGKPYEVNKAQEVSSLCRLFRGCKQSQNCEKQQKPAGTDIASENRIHPTKSVVADNIIGKGSTSKPHVSADENTSRLNLADTFPDDWPDYPSRDDGLGLWELDNPALTSSSENSGCTSMSSDAYFDSEAFLKILEEPVKNQEDVDFKLSVSASVKPDEGFISLPTSGSLVRSGRKTLAPEETIETDCSIPKSAARGRVLDSNNLKHASRNLRTNFRNEGPSSSSHNVSQSSKTRPAAPNGEKAAAARKKKFKKYLCFFM